One genomic window of Desulfocurvus vexinensis DSM 17965 includes the following:
- a CDS encoding DNA methyltransferase, which yields MLKTESWPIERLVPYVRNPRKNDEQVERMVAAIREFGFRIPVVAKSDGTVVDGHLRLKAARKLGLTEVPVALADELTDAQVKAFRLLANRSANWAAWDEDLLALELEELQAMAFDVSLTGFDAGEIDSLLAKPTTDGLTDPDEVPEPPAEPVSKPGDVWILGRHRLMCGDSTSADAVDRLLAGVRPHLMVTDPPYGVEYDPAWRNEALAGQKTKRTGMVLNDDRADWREAWTLFPGEVAYVWHGALHAATVAESLVACGFDIRSQIIWAKERLVLSRGHYHWMHEPCQPAGTMVQKVIDPGAGSQSARIAEVPIETLRAGDFVVSYNPYESVIRRRGRQITRFGERQFDGLMHTISAAGRVTRATPEHRFTVRLNPSAADKQLVYLMRRGDWWRVGRVSLFNSRGFGLATRLADNKGEDAWIISVHDNAIEAQCAEQVLSCRYGIPTTHWEVDNWTKVPARQRSPEMIAGIYSCLNLGALSARATLLLRDHRLEREYPFITCGDQLMSSRRTTRLVRACNIHPGVMQIPMPSTGEDFDWITITGNDAAPFSGKVYSMDVDKDLHYVADGLVTHNCWYAVKGKAHWSGDRKQVTIWNIPSKGQDADTIHGTQKPVECMKRPMENNSSPGQAVYEPFSGSGTSIIAAEITGRACLAMELNPAYVDVAVKRWEDFTGEKAVLEDVR from the coding sequence ATGCTGAAGACCGAATCCTGGCCCATTGAGCGGCTTGTTCCCTATGTCCGCAACCCGCGCAAGAACGACGAGCAAGTCGAGCGCATGGTCGCGGCCATCCGGGAGTTCGGCTTCCGCATCCCGGTGGTGGCCAAGTCCGACGGCACCGTGGTGGACGGGCACCTGCGGCTCAAGGCCGCCCGCAAGCTGGGCCTGACGGAAGTTCCCGTGGCCCTGGCCGACGAACTGACGGACGCGCAGGTGAAGGCATTCCGCCTGCTGGCCAACCGTTCCGCCAATTGGGCCGCCTGGGACGAGGACCTCCTGGCGCTGGAGCTGGAAGAACTCCAGGCCATGGCCTTTGACGTCAGTCTCACGGGCTTCGACGCCGGCGAGATCGACTCCCTGCTGGCCAAGCCGACCACCGATGGCCTGACCGACCCAGACGAAGTGCCCGAGCCGCCGGCCGAACCTGTAAGCAAACCGGGTGATGTCTGGATTCTGGGCCGCCACCGTCTCATGTGCGGGGACAGCACCAGCGCGGACGCCGTGGACAGATTGCTGGCCGGCGTCCGGCCGCACCTCATGGTCACCGACCCGCCTTATGGCGTCGAATACGATCCCGCCTGGCGAAACGAAGCGCTGGCCGGCCAAAAGACCAAGCGCACCGGCATGGTCCTGAACGACGACCGCGCCGACTGGCGCGAGGCCTGGACGCTCTTTCCTGGCGAGGTGGCCTATGTCTGGCACGGGGCGCTGCACGCGGCCACGGTCGCGGAAAGCCTTGTGGCCTGCGGCTTCGACATCCGCTCCCAGATCATCTGGGCCAAGGAACGTCTGGTTCTCTCCCGGGGGCATTACCACTGGATGCACGAGCCCTGCCAACCCGCCGGGACTATGGTGCAAAAGGTTATTGACCCTGGCGCTGGCTCGCAATCGGCCAGGATCGCAGAAGTGCCGATCGAGACGCTTCGCGCCGGAGACTTTGTCGTATCCTACAACCCCTACGAAAGTGTTATTCGTCGCCGTGGCAGGCAGATCACTCGGTTCGGGGAGCGTCAGTTTGACGGGCTCATGCATACGATTTCGGCTGCGGGACGGGTTACTCGGGCAACCCCTGAGCATCGTTTCACAGTTCGCCTGAACCCAAGCGCTGCTGACAAGCAACTGGTCTACCTCATGCGACGGGGAGATTGGTGGCGTGTCGGTCGGGTATCTCTTTTCAACTCACGTGGTTTTGGACTCGCCACACGCCTTGCTGACAACAAGGGCGAAGATGCCTGGATCATCTCGGTGCATGACAATGCTATCGAAGCCCAATGTGCGGAGCAGGTTCTCTCATGCCGATACGGTATTCCGACAACGCACTGGGAGGTCGATAATTGGACGAAAGTTCCAGCACGGCAGCGCTCTCCCGAGATGATTGCCGGCATTTACTCCTGCCTTAATCTTGGAGCCCTCTCAGCTCGGGCCACGCTTTTGCTTCGCGATCATCGCCTTGAACGCGAGTACCCTTTCATCACATGTGGCGACCAGCTGATGTCTTCTCGAAGAACGACACGGCTGGTGAGAGCATGTAATATTCACCCAGGAGTCATGCAGATCCCGATGCCTTCCACGGGTGAGGACTTCGACTGGATTACCATTACTGGAAATGACGCAGCGCCGTTCAGTGGCAAGGTCTACTCGATGGATGTGGACAAAGACCTGCACTACGTCGCAGACGGGCTAGTGACCCACAACTGCTGGTACGCGGTCAAGGGCAAGGCCCACTGGAGCGGAGACCGCAAGCAGGTCACGATCTGGAACATCCCGTCCAAGGGGCAGGACGCCGACACCATCCATGGCACCCAGAAGCCGGTCGAGTGCATGAAGCGGCCCATGGAGAACAACTCCAGCCCGGGCCAGGCCGTGTACGAACCTTTCTCCGGCTCAGGCACCAGCATTATCGCCGCCGAAATCACCGGCCGCGCCTGTCTGGCTATGGAACTGAACCCCGCATACGTCGATGTCGCCGTGAAGCGCTGGGAAGATTTTACGGGCGAGAAGGCCGTGCTGGAGGATGTCCGATGA
- a CDS encoding helix-turn-helix domain-containing protein: MSVQILEHEGKPAFALMPIEEYERLVTALEDAHDAATIEDFYRRLVSGEEETFPAKVADRLLAGEHPVRVLRSHRGMTLQQVADACGVTNSHISQIEKGKRSMSTELLKKMAEALRVDVELLL, translated from the coding sequence ATGAGCGTCCAGATTCTTGAACACGAAGGAAAGCCGGCGTTCGCGTTGATGCCCATCGAGGAATACGAGCGCCTTGTGACTGCCCTCGAGGATGCGCATGACGCCGCGACCATCGAGGATTTCTACCGCCGACTTGTGTCCGGAGAAGAAGAAACCTTTCCGGCGAAAGTCGCCGACCGGCTGTTGGCTGGAGAGCATCCTGTCCGGGTGCTGCGTTCCCATCGGGGCATGACCCTGCAGCAGGTAGCTGACGCCTGCGGCGTGACCAACTCCCACATCTCCCAGATCGAAAAAGGCAAGCGATCCATGTCCACGGAGCTGCTGAAGAAGATGGCCGAGGCGCTTCGGGTTGACGTCGAACTACTGCTTTAA
- a CDS encoding type II toxin-antitoxin system RelE family toxin has product MDMYALRFSTAALKALRKAPVDVAGRIRTKLDELARDPFTAANVKKLTSHPGYRLRVGDWRVIYLIQKEEVVIQVVDIGQRKEVYR; this is encoded by the coding sequence ATGGATATGTATGCGCTTCGATTTTCCACGGCCGCATTGAAAGCTCTTAGAAAAGCGCCTGTCGATGTGGCTGGGCGCATTCGAACGAAGCTGGATGAGCTTGCTCGAGACCCTTTCACGGCCGCCAACGTCAAAAAGCTCACCAGCCATCCGGGATATCGATTGCGTGTCGGCGACTGGCGGGTGATCTACCTGATCCAAAAGGAAGAGGTCGTCATCCAGGTGGTGGACATCGGACAGCGCAAGGAGGTGTATCGATGA
- a CDS encoding phage terminase small subunit P27 family codes for MAGRKPLPTKLKMLKGTAQKCRVNPNEPELAPALPEPPDFLGETAREEWLRKAPVLARMGVLTEGDDAALAAYCQAFERFVEAERKIRQSGLLIKTTGGNVIQNPLVGVANRAMEIMHKFLTEFGLTPSSRTRVAANPAGKEDAEWAGFGKA; via the coding sequence ATGGCCGGCCGTAAGCCTCTCCCCACCAAGCTCAAGATGCTCAAGGGCACGGCGCAGAAGTGCCGCGTCAATCCCAACGAGCCCGAGCTTGCCCCGGCGCTGCCTGAGCCGCCCGATTTCCTTGGCGAGACCGCCCGGGAGGAATGGCTGCGCAAGGCTCCGGTGCTCGCCCGCATGGGCGTGCTCACCGAGGGGGACGATGCGGCCTTGGCGGCTTACTGCCAAGCCTTTGAGCGCTTTGTCGAGGCAGAACGCAAGATTCGTCAGTCCGGGCTGCTCATCAAGACCACCGGCGGCAACGTGATCCAGAACCCGCTGGTGGGGGTGGCCAACCGGGCCATGGAGATCATGCACAAATTTCTGACCGAGTTCGGCCTGACGCCGTCGAGCCGCACACGGGTCGCGGCGAATCCGGCCGGGAAGGAAGATGCTGAATGGGCGGGGTTCGGGAAAGCGTGA
- a CDS encoding terminase large subunit, with protein sequence MPKTTHPYATAANRYARDVVRGKIAACSYVRQACGRHLGDLERSKSRDFPFRWDREAAERICRFASNMVHVKGREWAGKKIVLEPWQCFILAVAFGWVRKADGLRRFREIYAEIPRKSGKSVLGACIGLYMFAADNEPGAEVYSGATSEKQAWEVFGPARQMCLKNPSFVSHFGIHVGAKNLHILDNASKFEPVIGKPGDGASPHCAIVDEYHEHQTPDLYDTMLTGMGARSQPMLAVITTAGVDTSGPCYAKRDEAVKVLEGSLENDQLFAIVFTIDEDDDWTEWPSWEKANPNLGVSVYPDFLQARRKEALQIASRQNILKCKHLNVWANAGSAWINMVKWNACRADVSLDDFAGEPCWVGVDLASKVDLTAMVLLFRRGDEFYLFGRHYLPEETVTLPENAHYQRWVAEGHLVATPGARTDYHYLMDDLLAYADRFSIRELAYDPREAEMLMQEIRERVSFSCIEINQSPAFISEPMKEFEALYLSGKLRHDGDPLLAWQAANVVLRSTRTKAYYPGKERAENKIDGIVAAIMALSRAMLHAEEPFVGMEVWD encoded by the coding sequence ATGCCAAAGACCACCCATCCATATGCCACCGCCGCCAACCGCTACGCGCGGGACGTCGTGCGTGGAAAGATCGCGGCCTGCTCGTACGTGCGGCAGGCCTGCGGGAGGCATTTGGGCGATCTGGAACGCTCCAAATCCAGGGACTTCCCCTTCCGCTGGGATCGGGAGGCGGCTGAACGCATCTGCCGCTTCGCCTCCAACATGGTGCATGTGAAAGGCCGGGAATGGGCGGGCAAGAAGATCGTCCTCGAACCCTGGCAGTGCTTCATCCTGGCCGTGGCCTTCGGCTGGGTGCGCAAGGCGGATGGACTACGCCGTTTCCGTGAAATCTACGCCGAGATCCCCAGAAAATCCGGCAAGTCCGTGCTCGGGGCCTGCATCGGTCTGTACATGTTCGCGGCCGACAACGAGCCCGGGGCCGAGGTCTATTCCGGGGCCACCAGCGAGAAGCAGGCCTGGGAGGTCTTCGGTCCGGCCCGGCAGATGTGCCTCAAGAATCCCTCCTTCGTCAGTCACTTCGGCATCCACGTCGGGGCCAAGAACCTGCACATCCTGGACAACGCCAGCAAATTCGAGCCGGTCATCGGCAAGCCCGGCGACGGAGCCTCGCCCCACTGCGCCATCGTGGACGAATACCACGAGCACCAGACGCCCGACCTCTACGACACCATGCTCACCGGCATGGGCGCTCGCTCCCAGCCCATGCTGGCGGTGATCACCACTGCCGGCGTGGATACCTCCGGCCCCTGCTACGCCAAGCGCGACGAGGCCGTGAAGGTCCTCGAAGGTTCTCTGGAAAACGACCAGCTCTTCGCCATCGTGTTCACCATCGACGAAGACGACGACTGGACCGAGTGGCCGTCCTGGGAAAAGGCCAACCCGAACCTGGGCGTCTCGGTCTACCCCGATTTCCTCCAGGCCCGGCGCAAGGAGGCCCTGCAGATCGCCTCCCGCCAGAACATCCTCAAGTGCAAGCACCTGAACGTCTGGGCCAACGCCGGCTCGGCCTGGATCAACATGGTCAAGTGGAATGCCTGCCGGGCGGACGTCTCCTTGGACGACTTCGCGGGCGAGCCCTGCTGGGTCGGTGTGGACCTGGCCTCCAAGGTGGACCTCACGGCCATGGTGCTGCTCTTCAGGCGCGGGGACGAATTCTATCTCTTCGGCAGGCACTACCTGCCGGAGGAGACGGTCACCCTTCCCGAAAACGCTCACTACCAGCGCTGGGTGGCCGAGGGGCATCTGGTGGCCACGCCCGGCGCGCGCACCGATTACCACTATCTCATGGACGACCTGCTGGCCTACGCCGACCGCTTCTCCATCCGGGAACTGGCCTACGACCCGCGCGAGGCCGAGATGCTTATGCAGGAGATCCGCGAACGGGTGTCCTTTTCCTGCATCGAGATCAACCAGTCTCCGGCGTTCATCTCCGAGCCCATGAAGGAGTTCGAGGCCCTCTACCTCTCGGGCAAGCTGCGTCACGACGGCGACCCGCTGCTGGCCTGGCAGGCCGCCAACGTGGTGCTGCGCTCCACCAGGACCAAGGCCTATTATCCGGGCAAGGAACGCGCCGAGAACAAGATCGACGGCATCGTGGCCGCCATCATGGCCCTTTCCCGCGCCATGCTCCACGCGGAAGAGCCGTTTGTCGGCATGGAGGTCTGGGACTGA
- a CDS encoding phage portal protein — protein MGVISWLKGRKSASGMALEDLLADGFFTQPAKSGVAVTWKTALQATTALACARVIAEGLAQVPLKVFRSQGGVRTPADAHPLYGLLGDAPNDWQTSFEFIEQVVMHLVFCGNAFVFVNRGLGRVVELLPYEPQQVTVKRDGYVISYEVTTDDGRRIGLSASEMWHLRGPSWNGWMGLEGVRLAREAIGLSLATEEHGARLFSNGAVVGGVLSTDQVLNEEQRLALRKSWEARHAGGGNAFKTAVLWGGMKFTSMTAPNDQAQFLETRKFQVEEICRAFRVLPIMVGYSDKTATYASAEQMFLAHVVHTLSPWCRRIETSIAKNLFSEEERRQGLYAKFMLNGLLRGAAKDRAEFYARMYGIGAMNPNEVREYEDMNPYEGGERYRVPLNMTDPAEPDDGDNAEDTADATPQL, from the coding sequence ATGGGCGTCATCTCCTGGCTCAAGGGCCGCAAGTCGGCATCGGGGATGGCCCTGGAGGACCTCCTGGCCGACGGCTTCTTCACCCAGCCCGCCAAGAGCGGCGTGGCCGTGACCTGGAAGACGGCCTTGCAGGCGACTACGGCCTTGGCCTGCGCCCGGGTCATCGCCGAAGGGCTGGCCCAGGTGCCGCTCAAAGTCTTTCGCTCACAAGGCGGCGTGCGCACCCCGGCCGACGCCCACCCGCTCTACGGCCTGCTCGGGGACGCGCCCAACGACTGGCAGACCAGCTTCGAGTTCATCGAGCAGGTGGTCATGCACCTGGTGTTCTGCGGCAACGCTTTTGTGTTCGTGAATCGCGGGCTGGGCCGCGTTGTGGAGCTGCTCCCCTACGAGCCGCAGCAGGTGACCGTAAAGCGCGACGGCTACGTGATCTCCTACGAGGTGACCACGGACGACGGCCGTCGCATTGGACTTTCCGCTTCCGAGATGTGGCACCTGCGTGGGCCGTCCTGGAACGGCTGGATGGGGCTCGAAGGCGTGCGCCTCGCCCGGGAGGCCATCGGTCTATCCCTGGCCACCGAGGAGCATGGCGCGAGGCTGTTCTCCAACGGAGCCGTGGTTGGAGGCGTCCTGTCCACGGATCAGGTCCTGAACGAGGAGCAGCGCCTGGCCCTGCGCAAGTCCTGGGAGGCCCGGCACGCCGGCGGCGGGAACGCCTTCAAGACCGCCGTGCTCTGGGGCGGCATGAAGTTCACCTCCATGACCGCGCCCAACGATCAGGCCCAGTTCCTGGAGACCCGCAAGTTTCAGGTCGAGGAAATCTGCCGGGCCTTCCGCGTGCTGCCCATCATGGTGGGCTACTCGGACAAGACCGCCACCTACGCCAGCGCCGAGCAGATGTTTCTGGCCCACGTTGTCCACACGCTCTCGCCCTGGTGCCGCCGCATCGAAACGAGCATCGCCAAGAATCTGTTCAGCGAGGAGGAGCGCCGCCAGGGGCTCTACGCCAAGTTCATGCTCAACGGCCTCCTACGCGGCGCGGCCAAGGACCGGGCCGAGTTCTACGCCAGGATGTACGGCATCGGAGCCATGAATCCCAACGAGGTGCGCGAGTATGAGGACATGAATCCCTACGAAGGCGGCGAACGCTACCGCGTGCCCCTCAACATGACCGATCCGGCCGAGCCGGATGACGGTGACAACGCGGAGGATACCGCCGATGCAACGCCTCAACTGTAG